In the genome of Streptomyces sp. 846.5, the window CTCGCTGCGCTCGTTGGTGGCCAGCAGGGTCTTGCCGAGCTGCTGCAGGTCGGGCGAGGCCTGCGGGTCCGAGAGCTGGACCTCCAGCAGGGTGCGGTTGATCGCCAGCGGGGTGCGCAGCTCGTGCGAGGCGTTGGCGACGAACTTGCGCTGCGACTCGAACGAGCGGTCGAGGCGCTCCAGCATCTCGTCGAAGGTGTCCGCGAGCTCCTTGAGCTCGTCGTCCGGGCCGTCCAGCTCGATCCTGCGGTGCATGTCCGAACTGGCGACCTGACGGGCGGTCCGGGTGATCCGGCCGAGCGGGCGCAGCACCCGGCCCGCCATGGCGTAGCCGAAGACCACAGCCAGGATCAGCAGCGCTATCAGGGCGCTTATCGACTTGAGGATCAGGGTGTGCAGCGCGGAGCTGGTGTGCTGGTGCTGGTAGGCGGCTATGTACGGACCCAGCCGGTCACCGGAGATGCTGCTCCCGTCCGGAAGCGTCACCGTGACGCCCTGACCGGTGGTGATCGTGGGGATCTGGGTGGCCATGCTGAACGCCTGGTCGACGAACAGGTACATCACCAGCACCAGGACCAGCCCCGCCAGCAGGAACATCCCGCCGTAGAACATGGTCAGCCGGATCCGCAGGGTGGGGCGGAACGGCAGCAGCGAGGGCTCCGGCTCCAGGGCGGGCCAGCGGGCCGGGACTCTCGGCGGGGGCGGAGCCGGGGTGGCGGCAGGGGTGGGGGCAGGCTCGGTCATGGCTCAGATCCGGTAGCCGGAACCCGGCACGGTGATGATCACCGCGGGCTCGCCGAGCTTGCGGCGCAGCGTCATCACGGTGACCCGGACCACGTTGGTGAACGGGTCGGTGTGCTCGTCCCAGGCCTTCTCCAGCAGCTGCTCGGCCGAGACGACGGCGCCGTTGGAACGCATCAGCACCTCCAGCACCGCGAACTCCTTGGGCGCCAGGGCCACCGGCTTGCCGTCCCTGAGCACCTCGCGACGGCCGGGGTCGAGGCTGATCCCCTCCCGCTCCAGGATCGGCGGCAGCGGGGTGGTGGCGCGCCGGCCCAGGGCGCGTACCCGGGCGACGAGTTCGCTGAAGGCGAACGGCTTGGGCAGGTAGTCGTCCGCGCCCAGCTCCAGTCCCTCGACCCGGTCGCTGATGTCGCCGGCGGCGGTCAGCATCAGCACCCGGGTCGGCTGACCCTCCTCGACGATCTTCCTGAGCACGTCGTCGCCGTGCACCAGCGGCAGGTCGCGGTCGAGAACGACCACGTCGTAGTCGTTCACCGCAACCCGGTCCAGGGCTGCCTGGCCGTCGTAGACCACGTCCACGGCCATGGCCTCCCGCCGGAGGCCGGTGGCGACGGCATCGGCGAGCAACTGCTCGTCCTCGACCACAAGAACCCGCAACGCAGTGGTCCCTTCAAAGAGCACATCCGTGCGACGCCCCTGCTGGGGCACCGCTCACAACGTTCCATCCTGCCTGCTGCGGCGGTAAAGCAGCGGTAAGCGGGCCCTGAGCCGGGCCGGCGGACCCCCTCGCGGAGGAATCCACAGGAATCGGAGCCACCCGCTCCAGGGGTGGCAGAGCACCCGGGAAGATCGCCGAAAAAGGCCGGTAATTGCCGGGATCGGCGAGGTTTCCCGGAGTTCGGGCGGGGGGAGGACGGTCTGTACACCCGCGATCACGCTCGCACCGCAATGCGAGCTCGCACCCGCCCGTCCGTGCGACCTTCCGCACCGGGCTTTCGCCCGGGGTCGCCCGAACAAGAGCAAGGGGGTCTTGCCTCATGGACGCCTTCACCGCCGGCATCCTTCAGCGCATAAGGAACGCCGAGATGGACCTGCACCTCGCCCAGGAGTCGGGGGACGACTTCCTGGCCGAGGTCGAGCAGTCCGAACTCGACGACCTGCACCGGCTCGCCGCGGAGCACGGCATCTCGGTGTCGCGGCCCGAAGCCCACGCAGCCTGACGCTGCGCTCTGCACTCCCACCCACCCGCCCACCACCCACCCTCGCCCCTCGACCTGAGCGATGCCCCGGACAGCAGCACCCGTCCGGGGCGTTTTGGTGTCTTGACGGGTGCGGCGTCTGCATGGCTTGTCGCGCAGTTCCCCGCGCCCCTAGGGGCTGCAACTGGCTCTCAGCGGTTCAGTTGCAGCCCCTAGGGGCGCGGGGAACTGCGCGGCCAACCATGCACTAGTCGTGCCAGGCCCCGAGTTCCTCGAGCAGCTGCTGCAACGGCTCGAAGAGGCCGGACGGCGCCGCCACGGTGAGCTCCGTGGAGGCGGGATCGCCCGGACGCCCGCCGGTGAGCGCACCCGCCTCGGTGGCGATCAGCACCCCCGCCGCATGGTCCCAGGGGTTCAGGCCGCGCTCGAAGTAACCGTCCAGCCGCCCCGCAGCGACGTCGCACAGGTCGATCGCCGCAGAGCCGGCCCGCCGGATGTCACGCAGCCTGGGCACCAGCTCGCGGACCACGTCGGCCTGCCGGACCCGCCGCTCGCGCAGGTAGCCGAAGCCGGTGCCGACCAGCGCCTGACCCATCTCCGGGGCCTCGCCGCAGCGCAGTTGACGACCGTTCAGAAAGGCACCCTCGCCCCGGACCGCCTGGACGGTCTCGCCGCGCGGCGGCACCTCGACGACGCCGACCAGGGTCTGTCCGTCCAGCTCGGCGGCGATGCTCACGCACCAGGCGGGCAGGCCGTAGAGGTAGTTCACCGTCCCGTCCAGCGGGTCGATCACCCAGCGGACGCCGGTGCTGCCGGCCCGGGAGGCGCCCTCCTCGCCGAGCAGGCCGTCCTCGGGGCGGCGCGCGGTGATCAGCTCGGCGATCAGCTTCTCGGCGGCGAGGTCCATCTCGGTGACGACGTCGACCGAGCTGGACTTGGTGGCGGCGACGCCCAGATCGTCCGGGCGGCCGTCGCGTAGCAGGGCCCCGGCCCGGCTCGCGGCCTCCAGAGCGAGGTCCAGCAGTTCGGCCTTGAGGTCCTTCAGATCATCCATGGTCAGTCCTTCCAGTCGGCACCGGCCGCAGCCGGAAGGGCATTGCGGAACGCCGGGCAGCAGTCCGCAGGGCATACGTCATGGCTCGCGCCCAGCGCGCCGAGTGCGCAGCGCGCCGGGCGCTCACCGCGCGCGCTCGCGGCGCGTTCCAGCACGAGGTCGCGCACGCCGGCGGCGAAGCGCGGGTCGGCACCGACCGTACGGGCCCGGGAGACCGGCAGCCCGAGCTCGGCGGCCTTCTCGGCGGCCTGGGTGTCGAGGTCGTAGACGACCTCCATGTGGTCCGAGACGAAGCCGATCGGCACCATCACCACGGCGGGGACGCCGGCGCCGTGCAGCGCCTCCAGGTGGTCGCAGATGTCGGGCTCCAGCCAGGGGGTCTGCGGGGAGCCGCTGCGGCTCTGGTAGACCAGCTCCCACCCCCGCTCGGCCACCCCGGTCTCCTTGGCCACCGCCTGGGCCACCAGCCGGGCCGTCTCCAGGTGTTGAGCGACGTACGCCCCACCGGGTGTCCCCCGGGCCGGATCGTCGGGGGCGCCCGAGGTGTCCGCCAGCGCGTTGGGGATCGAGTGGGTGGTGAACGCCAGTCGCGCGCCGTCGCGCACGCCCTCCGGGAGCTCCGCCAGCGCGGCGAGGGTTTTGTCGATCATCGGCTCCACGAAGCCCGGGTGGTTGTAGAAGGTGCGCAGCTTGTCCAGCCGCAGTTCGGCCGCGCCCGGCGCGCCCTCCTCGCGCAGCTGCGTCAGCGCCGCGGCCAGGTTCTCCCGGTACTGGCGGCAGCCCGAGTAGTTGGCGTAGGCGCTGGTCGCCAGCGTCAGCACCCGGCGCCGGCCGTCCGCGGCCAGCTCGCGCAGGGTGTCCACCAGGTAGGGGGACCAGTTCCGGTTGCCCCAGTAGACCGGCAGGTCGAGCCCCTGGCCGGCCAGGTCGGTGCGGAGTGCCTCCAGCAGTTCGCGGTTCTGCGCGTTGATCGGGCTGACCCCGCCGAAGAGGAAGTAGTGCTGCCCGACCTCGGCCAGCCGCTCGCGCGGGATGCCGCGGCCCCGGGTCACGTTCTCCAGGAACGGCACCACGTCCTCGGGGCCTTCAGGACCCCCGAAGGAGAGCAGCAACAGGGCGTCATAAGGACTGGTACGCGCATCGGACATGGGTCCGATCCTGCCACTAGCGGGCCGGTGGTTATTCGATTGACCACCCCCGTAAGCTGTGTAACGTCGCCATAGCCCTTACCGGGTCTTCGGAAAGTTGAGCACCGTGCTGTCCACCTACCGCCGGATCTTCGACGCCCCCGGGAGCCTGGCCTTCTCCGCCGCAGGCTTCGTCTCCCGGATGCCGCTGTCGATGACCGGCATCGGCATCGTCACCATGCTCTCCAGCCTGCGCGGTGACTACGGCCTGGCCGGGGCGGTCTCGGCGACGCTGGCGCTGTCCGCCGCGGCGCTCGGACCGCAGGTGTCGCGGCTGGTGGACCGGTACGGCCAGGCCCGGGTGATCCTCCCGGCCACCGGGGTCACCCTGGCGGCGATGGGCGTGCTGCTGCTCTGCGCCCGCTTCGACGCACCGGCCTGGACCCTGTTCGCGGCGGCCGTCCCGGCCGGCTGCATGCCGAGCATGGGCTCGCTGGTCCGGGCCCGCTGGGCGCTGATCTACCGGGGCTCGCCGAATCTGCACACGGCCTACGCCTTCGAGTCGGTGGTCGACGAGATCGTCTTCATCATCGGCCCGATCCTCTCGGTCGGGCTCTGCACGGCGGTCTTCCCCGAGGCCGGCCCGCTGATCGCGTCGCTGCTGCTGGCGACCGGCGTGCTGCTGTTCTCGGTCCAGCGCGGGACCGAGCCGCCGCTGCACCCGGTGTCCGTCCAGCGGTCCGGCTCGGCGCTGCGCACCCCGGGGCTGTGGGTGCTGGTGCTGACCTTCGTCGGGGTGGGCACGATCTTCGGCTCGGTGGACGTGGTCACCGTGGCCTTCGCCGACCATCTGCACCACAAGGCGCTCTCCAGCGTCGTGCTGTCGGTCTACGCGCTCGGCTCCTGCCTGGCCGGCGTGGTCTTCGGCGCGCTGAAGCTGCACGGGCCCTTGTCCAGGAGGTTCCTGCTGGGGATCCTCACCATGGCGGTGAGTATGCTGCCCCTCCTATTCGTGAAGAACCTCGTGGCCCTGGCGGCGGCACTGTTCGTCGCCGGGCTGTCCATCTCCCCCACCATGGTCACCACCATGGGGCTGGTGGAACGGATCGTCCCCGCCTCCAAGCTCACCGAGGGGATGACCTGGACCACCACGGGCCTCGCCGTCGGCGTCGCCCTCGGCTCCTCGGCGGCCGGGTGGGTGGTGGACGGCGCGGGCGCGGCAGCCGGTTACTGGGTGACCGTCACCGCCGGCGGCATCGCCGCCGCCACGGCGTTCCTCGGGTCACGCCGGCTCAGATCGGCACCGGAACAGCAGGAGCTCGCACATGTCGACGACCAGCGGCAGCACCAACCCGGGTAGCCCGGCTGCCACCAGCGCCGCCCCGGCGCCCTGGCGCAACTGGGCCGGCAACCAGACCGCGCAGCCGCGCCGCACGGTCGCCCCCGCCTCGGTGGAGGAACTGGCCGCCGCCGTACGCGGCGCGGCGGAGGACGGCCTGTCGGTGAAGGCCGTCGGCAGCGCCCACTCCTTCACCGCCATCGCGGCCACCGACGGCGTCCTGGTGCGCCCGGACAGGCTGACCGCGATCAGGGAGATCGACCACAAGGGCGGCACCGTCACCGTCGAGTCGGGCCTGCCGCTGAAGAAGCTCAACCTGCTGCTGGAGCACGCCGGCCTCGCCCTGACCAACATGGGCGACATCATGGTGCAGACCGTCGCCGGGGCCACCAGCACCGGCACCCACGGCACCGGGCGCGCCTCCGGCTCGCTGGCGGCCCAGATCAAGGCGCTGGAGATCGTCCTCGCCGACGGGACGGTGACCCGGTGCTCCCGCACCGAGAACCCGGAGCTGTTCGCCGGCGCCCGGCTCGGGCTGGGCGCGCTGGGCGTGGTCAGCGCCATCACCTTCGGGGTGGAGCCGGCGTTCCGGCTCACCGCCTTCGAGCAGCCGATGTCCTTCACCGAGGTGACCGCGCGCTTCGACGAGCTGGTGGCCGAGAACGAGCACTTCGAGTTCTACTGGTTCCCCCACACCGAGGGCTGCTCCACCAAGCGCAACAACCGCAGCGAGGGGCCCGCCGCGCCGCTGTCGCCGTTCAGGAAGTGGCTGGACGACGAGTTCATCTCCAACACCGTCTGGGAGGGCGCCTGCCGGGTCGGCCGACGCTTCCCCGGCACCATCCCGGGCATAGCGAAGATCGCCAGTAAGGCCTGGTCCGAGCGCACCTACACGGACGTCTCCTACAAGGTGTTCACCAGCCCGCGCCGGGTGCGCTTCGTGGAGATGGAGTACGCGGTGCCGCGCGAGGCCGCGACCACCGTACTGCGTGAGCTGAAGGCGCTGGTCGACCGCTCGGGCTGGAGGATCAGCTTCCCGGTCGAGGTACGGGTCGCCCCCGCCGACGACCTGTGGATGTCCACGGCGAACGGCCGCGACACCGCGTACATCGCGGTCCACCTCTTCCGCGGGACGGTCGACCCCGGGTACTTCACCGAGGTCGAGAAGATCATGACGGCGCACCAGGGGCGACCGCACTGGGGCAAGTTGCACACCCGCGACGCCGAGTACCTGGCCGGGGTGTACCCGCACTTCGCCGACTTCACCGCGCTGAGGGACAAGGTCGACCCGGAGCGCCGCTTCGGCAACGACTACCTGCGCCGGGTGCTCGGCGGCTGAGGGCTAGGGCGTCGCGGCTGAGGGCTAGGGCGTCGCGGTGGAGGACGCCGTGGCGCCGGAGCCGGCCGCCGGGTTCGCGGTGCCGCTGGTGCCGGTCGACGGCGCGGCCGAGGCGGACGGGGCGGTGCTGGCACTCGCCGAGGCCGACGGGCTCGGCGTGCCGGCTGCAGCGGAGCTGCTGGGGGTACTGCTGGGCGTGGCGGCAGAGCCGGCGGATCCGGTGCTGCCGCTGGACGGCGTCGCCGATCCCGAGCCGCCCCGGTTCGCGGTCGGCGAGGAGCTCTGGCTCACCACGCCGTCGGAGGAGCCGGAACCGCCGGTGCTGCCCCAGACGGTCTTGCCCACGGTCTGCCCGGTGGCGAACTCCGTGATCGCGATCGGGGTCATCGCCAGCACGAACACCAGGCTGCTCACCAGGGTGTAGAACTTCCAGGTCTGCTTTCGCGCCGGTTTCCGGCCCTTGTAGACGGTGACCGACTCGTTCTCCGGCGGCGGGGCGATCTGCGCCATCATCCGGGTGTGCTCGCCCCCGGGGTCGAACGGGTCGAACTGCGCGGTCCCGGTGAGAGCATCCTTGCCGAACGCCACCTCCGCGTCGGCCCTGCGCCCTGCCGTCCACTCCTCCGGCGTCTGCGCGGCCTCGACCACGGCGGGCACCCGGCTGCGGATCTCCTCGCCGGTTCGGTGGAAGACATGCTGGAAGAGCGCGTTGCCGCAGGTGGCACCGATGCTGACGACGGCAGCGCCGATGATCGTCCCGGCCACGCCCAGGCTGGACGCCAGGATCGCGGCGCCGACGGCGGCCAGCGCGCTGGCCGCCACCTGAATGAGGCTCAGGTCCAGGGACTTTCGTCCCTTGGTCCCCTGCTTTTGGTCCGGCCTTTTGTCCCGCTCCTGCATTACGCCCCTTTTATGCGCCTTCCTCCAACTTGTACAAGGTACGACCGTTCGAAGGCACGAACAGGTTCCAGCCAGTGCGAAGGTGTGAAGATGATCACCGTCCGCCACTCGGTCGACCGCCATCGGAGTGGCGACCCTTGAGAATCCCGTGATTCAGGGGAGACTTGGGCAGCGAGCCGCGACACCCGGGACTCACGAATGGAGTAGTGTTCGTGACACCCGACTGCGGGTCACCTCGGCGTGCCGTTCTTGGAATCGATCCTGTCGGGATCAACTCCGGGGGCGGAGGCGGCTTCCGGAGACATTCCGGAGCCAGAGGCTGGGAAAGATTACCGTGCCATACCGGTGAGTCGCGGATAGGGGCCGACGCACCGGGTAACTCTGCAATGTCGTGGTCGGCCGCCCGTCGGCAGGTCACACTCGTTACGGGAGCAGCGACGCAGGTGACGTCGGCAGGCACCACCCGGGAGGTAACCGTGCCCGAACTGCGTGTCGTAGCCGTCAGCAATGACGGCTCACGACTGGTGCTCAAGGCCGCCGACTCGACGGAATACTTCCTTCCGATTGACGAGCGGCTGCGGGCCGCTGTGCGCGGTGACCGCCCGCGGCTGGGCCAGATCGACGTCGAGAGCCACCTCCGTCCGCGCGACATCCAGGCCCGGATAAGGGCAGGGGCCAGCGCCGAGGAGGTCGCCCAGCTCGCCGGTATCTCGGTGGAGCGGGTCCGTCGCTTCGAGGGCCCGGTCCTGGCCGAGCGTGCCTTCATGGCCGAGCGCGCCCGCAAGACCTCGGTGCGCCGCCAGGGCGAGAGCACCGGACCCCAGCTCGGTGACGCGGTCGCCGAGCGGCTGCTGCTGCGCGGGGCCGAGAAGGACAGCGACAGCTGGGACTCCTGGCGCCGTGAGGACAACACCTGGGAGATCGTCCTGGTCTTCCGGGTCGGCGGCCAGCCGCAGCAGGCCCGCTGGACCTACGACCCGCCGCGCCGGCTGGTGCAGCCGCTGGACGACGAGGCCCGCTCGCTGATCGGCGAGAGCCCGCAGCGGGTCGAGGAGGAGCCGACCTTCCCCTTCAAGCCCAGGATCGCCCGGCTTCCCGGGGCCGACCGCGGTATGGGCATGCGCCCGATGGCGCCCGAGCGGCCGCCGATGCGGGCGCCGGAACGTCCGGAGCGGCCTGAGCGGCCTCCGGTGGAGGCGCCGCAGGCGCCGGCACCGGCCGTGGCGGAGGCCCGGGACTCGCTGACCAGCCTGCTGGACGTGGCCACGCCGCAGCCGGCGCCGCTGACCGCGGAGCCGGTGGAACCGGCGGCGGAGCAGGCCGAGCCGGCGGCGGCGGCCGGTGCGGGGGCTGCGTACGCGGACATCCTGATGCCGCGGGCGGCGGCGCCACACCGTGACCGACTGATCGGCAGCACGGACCGGCAGGCCGAGGCGGACGGCGTTCGCCCTGGTCGCCGGGCTGCGGTGCCGAGTTGGGACGAGATCGTCTTCGGCACCCGCCGCAAGAAACAGGACTGACGCGTTTTTGGTTTTCAGGGGCGCGGGGAACTGCGCGGCCAACCGTGCACCTACGTGGGTGGTTGGCAGCGCAGTTCCCCGCGCCCCTGGGGTTTTCAGTTGCTGGTCTCTACTGGGCGGTTCGGGTCTGAGGACCATTCGCTCCAAGAGCCTGGGTAGAGGGCTCCGTCGATTCCGGCGAGGCTGAGCGCCAGCAGTTCGTGGGCCGCGGTGACGCCGGAGCCGCAGTAGACGGCGATCTCGGTGCCGGGCTTGACCCCCAGCGTGGCGAAGCGTTCGGCGAGCTCGGCCGCAGGCCGGAAGCGGCCGTCCGGGAGCAGGTTGTCCGTCGTCGGCGCGCTGACCGCGCCGGGGATGTGGCCCGCGCGCGGGTCGATCGGCTCGGTCTCGCCCCGGTAGCGCTCGCCCGCACGGGCGTCGAGCAGGAGTCCGGTACGGGCCAGCACCTCCGCGGCGTCCGCGTCCACCGTGGGCAGCGTGCCCGGCGCGGGGATGAAGTCGCCCTGTTCCGCCGGCGGAGCCTCCTGCTGCAGCGGCAGGCCCGCGGCCGTCCACGCCGCTAGCCCGCCGTCCAGAACCCGGACCCTGCTGTGCCCGGCCCAGCGCAGCAGCCACCAGGCGCGGGCCGCCGAGGCCGAGGTCGCGGCGTCGTAGACGACCACCTCCCGGTCCGCGCTCACCCCGGCCGCCCGCATGGCCGCACCCAGCACCTCGGGCTCCGGCAGCGGGTGCCGTCCGCCCGGCCCGGGCGGGGCGGCGAGCTCCGCGTCCAGCGCGACGAAGTGCGCGCCGGGGATGTGGCCCGCGGCGTAGTCCTCGGCGCCGGGCGGAGGGGTGCCGGGCTCCCAGCGGCCGAGCTGCCAGCGGACGTCGAGCAGCGCGGGCGGGTGCTCAGCGGCGAGCGCGGCGGAGAGCTCGTCGGCGGTGATCAGTGTGGTGGACTCCATGGGGATCATTGTGTCCCCACGCGGGGGCCGGAGTCGGCCAAAGGTCCGCTGTGTTCAGGACACCGTAAGGACGGTCCGGGGTGGCGCATTCACGCCCCCGAATTCGAACAGACTGTGTCGCTGTTGCCGAAGGGGAGGACGTCCGGTGAGAGCGTGCCCGCTCCGGAGGCCGCCGCGGTGACCCGGCGGATGTGGTGCCGCCGACACAGCACCTCGTACCCCACTTCGTCGCCCACCCGTCGCCCACCACCACCCTTGTTCGAGGTGCTTCGCACCGCTTCCTCCGCTGTGACATCGC includes:
- a CDS encoding MFS transporter — encoded protein: MLSTYRRIFDAPGSLAFSAAGFVSRMPLSMTGIGIVTMLSSLRGDYGLAGAVSATLALSAAALGPQVSRLVDRYGQARVILPATGVTLAAMGVLLLCARFDAPAWTLFAAAVPAGCMPSMGSLVRARWALIYRGSPNLHTAYAFESVVDEIVFIIGPILSVGLCTAVFPEAGPLIASLLLATGVLLFSVQRGTEPPLHPVSVQRSGSALRTPGLWVLVLTFVGVGTIFGSVDVVTVAFADHLHHKALSSVVLSVYALGSCLAGVVFGALKLHGPLSRRFLLGILTMAVSMLPLLFVKNLVALAAALFVAGLSISPTMVTTMGLVERIVPASKLTEGMTWTTTGLAVGVALGSSAAGWVVDGAGAAAGYWVTVTAGGIAAATAFLGSRRLRSAPEQQELAHVDDQRQHQPG
- a CDS encoding response regulator transcription factor, with the translated sequence MRVLVVEDEQLLADAVATGLRREAMAVDVVYDGQAALDRVAVNDYDVVVLDRDLPLVHGDDVLRKIVEEGQPTRVLMLTAAGDISDRVEGLELGADDYLPKPFAFSELVARVRALGRRATTPLPPILEREGISLDPGRREVLRDGKPVALAPKEFAVLEVLMRSNGAVVSAEQLLEKAWDEHTDPFTNVVRVTVMTLRRKLGEPAVIITVPGSGYRI
- a CDS encoding inositol monophosphatase family protein; the protein is MDDLKDLKAELLDLALEAASRAGALLRDGRPDDLGVAATKSSSVDVVTEMDLAAEKLIAELITARRPEDGLLGEEGASRAGSTGVRWVIDPLDGTVNYLYGLPAWCVSIAAELDGQTLVGVVEVPPRGETVQAVRGEGAFLNGRQLRCGEAPEMGQALVGTGFGYLRERRVRQADVVRELVPRLRDIRRAGSAAIDLCDVAAGRLDGYFERGLNPWDHAAGVLIATEAGALTGGRPGDPASTELTVAAPSGLFEPLQQLLEELGAWHD
- a CDS encoding sulfurtransferase is translated as MESTTLITADELSAALAAEHPPALLDVRWQLGRWEPGTPPPGAEDYAAGHIPGAHFVALDAELAAPPGPGGRHPLPEPEVLGAAMRAAGVSADREVVVYDAATSASAARAWWLLRWAGHSRVRVLDGGLAAWTAAGLPLQQEAPPAEQGDFIPAPGTLPTVDADAAEVLARTGLLLDARAGERYRGETEPIDPRAGHIPGAVSAPTTDNLLPDGRFRPAAELAERFATLGVKPGTEIAVYCGSGVTAAHELLALSLAGIDGALYPGSWSEWSSDPNRPVETSN
- a CDS encoding ferrochelatase, whose amino-acid sequence is MSDARTSPYDALLLLSFGGPEGPEDVVPFLENVTRGRGIPRERLAEVGQHYFLFGGVSPINAQNRELLEALRTDLAGQGLDLPVYWGNRNWSPYLVDTLRELAADGRRRVLTLATSAYANYSGCRQYRENLAAALTQLREEGAPGAAELRLDKLRTFYNHPGFVEPMIDKTLAALAELPEGVRDGARLAFTTHSIPNALADTSGAPDDPARGTPGGAYVAQHLETARLVAQAVAKETGVAERGWELVYQSRSGSPQTPWLEPDICDHLEALHGAGVPAVVMVPIGFVSDHMEVVYDLDTQAAEKAAELGLPVSRARTVGADPRFAAGVRDLVLERAASARGERPARCALGALGASHDVCPADCCPAFRNALPAAAGADWKD
- a CDS encoding D-arabinono-1,4-lactone oxidase; translated protein: MSTTSGSTNPGSPAATSAAPAPWRNWAGNQTAQPRRTVAPASVEELAAAVRGAAEDGLSVKAVGSAHSFTAIAATDGVLVRPDRLTAIREIDHKGGTVTVESGLPLKKLNLLLEHAGLALTNMGDIMVQTVAGATSTGTHGTGRASGSLAAQIKALEIVLADGTVTRCSRTENPELFAGARLGLGALGVVSAITFGVEPAFRLTAFEQPMSFTEVTARFDELVAENEHFEFYWFPHTEGCSTKRNNRSEGPAAPLSPFRKWLDDEFISNTVWEGACRVGRRFPGTIPGIAKIASKAWSERTYTDVSYKVFTSPRRVRFVEMEYAVPREAATTVLRELKALVDRSGWRISFPVEVRVAPADDLWMSTANGRDTAYIAVHLFRGTVDPGYFTEVEKIMTAHQGRPHWGKLHTRDAEYLAGVYPHFADFTALRDKVDPERRFGNDYLRRVLGG
- a CDS encoding ATP-binding protein; the encoded protein is MTEPAPTPAATPAPPPPRVPARWPALEPEPSLLPFRPTLRIRLTMFYGGMFLLAGLVLVLVMYLFVDQAFSMATQIPTITTGQGVTVTLPDGSSISGDRLGPYIAAYQHQHTSSALHTLILKSISALIALLILAVVFGYAMAGRVLRPLGRITRTARQVASSDMHRRIELDGPDDELKELADTFDEMLERLDRSFESQRKFVANASHELRTPLAINRTLLEVQLSDPQASPDLQQLGKTLLATNERSEQLVEGLLLLARSDNELIERRPVDLAEVARQALEQTRAEAKTRGVRLTSVVEPVVVPGNGVLLERIVLNLIQNAVRYNRPEDGWVEVSVGTAEGAGEIVVTNTGPVVPGYELEHIFEPFRRVKGKERTRSDKGVGLGLSIVRSVVRAHGGTIEASARPDGGLLMRVRIPGS
- the sepH gene encoding septation protein SepH — encoded protein: MTSAGTTREVTVPELRVVAVSNDGSRLVLKAADSTEYFLPIDERLRAAVRGDRPRLGQIDVESHLRPRDIQARIRAGASAEEVAQLAGISVERVRRFEGPVLAERAFMAERARKTSVRRQGESTGPQLGDAVAERLLLRGAEKDSDSWDSWRREDNTWEIVLVFRVGGQPQQARWTYDPPRRLVQPLDDEARSLIGESPQRVEEEPTFPFKPRIARLPGADRGMGMRPMAPERPPMRAPERPERPERPPVEAPQAPAPAVAEARDSLTSLLDVATPQPAPLTAEPVEPAAEQAEPAAAAGAGAAYADILMPRAAAPHRDRLIGSTDRQAEADGVRPGRRAAVPSWDEIVFGTRRKKQD